The Cynocephalus volans isolate mCynVol1 chromosome 5, mCynVol1.pri, whole genome shotgun sequence genomic sequence AGCCTGCCGATCAGCAGCTGTCTTTAGAGCTTCTAAAGGGAGGAGACGAAGCTTAGAGAACAGGGAACTGgacagggaggcaggagagggacaACCTAATTCGGGACTATGTGATTTCTACAACTCAGGCTGTTTCCTAATCTGCAAAATTAAGAGGTTTGTCAACACGAGTGGTTTTGCAGTATTATTTAGCAGCAGGACTGTTTTTGAAGGAAATCTTATATTAAAAAGCCCATATATATTGTATAGCTCTGTTTGAATTGAAGGGGGAGAGGGGGCTTTGGAACCTCatcctctggcttctttctgaaTTGACTGGGAGGTACCTGCATTAGAGGACCATGTTGCTTGGTCAGTATTTGAGATCACAAGGCTTGTGCAGTACCAGCTCTGTGATATGACTGCCTCTGCCCACATCCCGTCTACCTTCCCGATTCATGTAGCTTCGTAGCTTTTGGTCCAGGTGCCACTGTTTCTCCTCCAGTTTTAGCTCCTGCACCCTGCAGAAGTCAGATTGAAGAGGCACAGCTGTCCAGGGTGCCCAAGGAGATGGGGCCTGGCTCATGTGCCACTGTCACTGTCCCCTGGCTCTTACGTGATCATGAGCTCAGCCTCCTCAGCCACCAGGCCGTTTTTCTTCTGAACAAGCTGTAGCAGCTGTTCTAACCATAGTTCCTTTTGCTGTTCTGGGGAACCTAATaagaaggaagaggggtggggggtggtcagGAGGTCTTCAGCTAGGGTCACAGGAGTCATGGGCCTAGGGGTGACAGGATCCAGGGCAGGAAGGCTGTTATGGGTATGAGTGTCGAGAGCTGTATGGCACAGGCATTGGGCCTGCTATTGGCCAGAGCCTAGTGGCTTGAGGGACTGCTGGAGGCTGAGCACAGTGCTAGGAGGCAAAGGGGTGTCCTAACCTGTCCCTCCCCTGTCTTTACTCACTGCTCTGGTTCCTCAAGGCCAGCTCCAGCTTCACGCCCTCAGCCTCCAGCTCTCGCAGAGCAGTGTCAATCTCATTTAGTCGTCGCTGGATGGCCTGAAGGGGACAAggcaggaggcccaaagatcttTGGAACAGAACACTGGAGGAGCTCTGATCCCAGTCTCAGAACTCTGACCATGTCTGAACTTCCAGGAACCCCTGGGCCTCACCTGGGCCTTGCAGAACCTCTTCATCTCCTCCTCCTTAGCATGGCGCAGCAGAGTCCGACGCCATGTTGGGTACTTCTTCATGGTGCCTGAGTTCTTGGCCAAGGTCAGCAGGGCCTGTGGTAGGGAGGGTCAGGCCAGTCAAGGGTAGGGCCTGGCACCCTGGTGGATAGGAATGGGAGAAGCTCTGTTTGGAAGGGCAGAAAAGAACCTAGACTGGAAGTCGGGTAAATGCTGGTAGAAAAGATGGAAGAGACGTGAAATTCAGACTGGGTGAGAAGACATTCCAAGAGAAAGGCTCTGAGGAGGGAGCGTGGTGTAGGTTTCTCCGTGGCAGGGCTGGAGAGTAGTGGATATATGCTGGGTCGGGCAGAATAGGTGACCAGCTTCCTCCCACTCACCTGCTCCGTGTCTGAATCCAAAGCCacatctttctcttcttcctcttcactgGAGGAGGagctctcttcctcctcctcttccatggCCACAGGAACTGAGCAGAAGAGAGGCAGATACAGCCTGGGATCCTCAGGACCTCCCTTTCTATTCCCCAGAATTCCCCTTCAGAAATCTCAGTACTCCCACTCCATCCCCACCCAGGGTCAGCATATCTGTGGGAAGAGCAGTTACCCGAAGGTCTCTGGACTGGCACGCCCCAACCTGCAAAGCTGCCCTCCAGGGCCTGGCGGGCCAAGGCAGAGCAGCTGCGGGGAGGCTTAGGTGGGGGCTCCATTGCCGGGTCAGGGGTAAGGTTAAGAGAGGACAACCGCTGGCGTTCCAGGCTGGAGAGGCGGATCAGCTGACGGGTGGGCTGGCTGGGGCTTGGAACAGGACTGGCCTCCTGCAAAGCTGGGGGAGTCGAGGGGCCCGACGGTGTACTGTTCTCACCTGGTGTTGGGAGATCCTGGAAAAGCCACCATGTGGTCTGGTAACCTGCCCAATTGCTTTGGAGCAAATGTGAGCCCTggcattcattcacttaacaccatttattgaacagcaGCAGGCAGTGTTCTAGATACTTGGGATACGAcaataagtaaaacaaaacaaacatcccTACCTTCCTGGAGTTTATATTGTAGTGGAGGACAATATTCAGTTACCCTGCAAAAGTCTGCTGAGCTGGAGAGactcctctcctctttctcatgccccaatacacatgcacacgctTTCAGTTTTTACCGGACTCTCAGGGCCTCCGTTGCTGCTGTCCTCTTTGCGGCCTGGCTGGGGCAGGTGCTGGAGGCAGTAGAAGTGTCCTAGGCAGGGTGGAGAGGGGAGGCAACATCAGTTGCAGGCAGCCCAGTGCCCAGATGGCTGCTCAGAGTTTATCAAAGgtggggcaacagggctctgaaTTTGCAGGTGAATTTCTGCTAGCCTCCCGGTTCTCAGAACCCCACATCtggagctttggaggggacaaagaCTCTGAGCTCAGGGGGAGAAAGTACCATCTTGAGACTTTCCACCTCATGCCCAGCACCCTTATTCCCCTCCACCTTCATGCTCCTTGCCCCCTGGGCATGGACAGGCCCAAAGTCCCTCCAGAGGTTTCCCAGGCCCACTCACCATCTCCTAGGTGCTGCCCGTAGCCACCTGGCCACAGTGTGGCCTCACACGTATGGCAGCGGAAACAGCTCCGGTGGAAAAAACGGCCGTTGGCACAGAGGCGTTCCAGGATATAGAGGTGTTCCCCACAAAGTGCACACAGGTCCCTGTCACCAGCCTGCACAGACAGGTAGAACACAGGATCCGCTGCAGAGTTCTCTTCCCCTGAAacatccttccttcccctccccaggtCTCTGCTTATAGACAGGGCCTTGGCTCTTACCTCCTGGTGTTGGGATGGTGGTGTCAGGGGTACCCTGGGTTCTGGGACAGGTGGCTCCTCAGTACTTAGTGTACCAGCTTCTACCTAAGGAGGTAAGTGCTCAGGCCAGAGGGAAGAGGGATAGGATCAGCTGGGAGTGGGTGTGTGCAGATGAACAGAAAGGGCTGAAAAGTAAGGGGAGTGACTAGGCAGGGAAAGGGGGGGGGCTTATAGGACCTGGGGTAGGTAGCAAAACATGGGGGGATGGGACACAGGGAAGACAATACCCAGGGAAGGGGAACAGAACATGGGGTGGGGAGCTGTCCAGCCTCTGCCTGCATTTACCTCCAAGCGCTGCTTCTTGCCACCAGCATCCTCCCCGTTTTCCTGCAATAAGTCCTGAAATTCTGAGCATAAGTCTCTGAGACCCAatcctccctttcccccattcTGAGTGTCCTCCTCATGGTCACCCCAGGGATCTCCACTGGGCACCCCTTGCCCAGCTCCAATCCTGCCCAGACTCTCCACCTTGACCCGGGACCGTTGCAGAGTCCTCTGGAGTTTGCCAAGGAATAGTACAGCGCTGGAAGTCCCCGGAGAGGCTTGGCTGACAGGGCCTGCAGGGAGAGTCAGGGTGCCAGGGTAGATGGTGGAGGGAGCAATACTGTACCCCCAGAACAGCCACTCCAGCCCAGAAGGACACTTTTCCCAGGCTGGCCCCCAGAGAGCACATTctcctccctcacacacacacacaaccccctccccaccctaccCCTGTCCCACCTGCCTGCCCTCCAGGTCACCTGGGCTGTGAGGCATGCTCTTGAAGGCACTGTGGAAGTGGCTGAGGTAGGCGATGAGGCCTAGTGGGTCGCTCCCTGCCACCACTGCCTGTGCGGACAACACTGGCGTGATGCCCAGCTCATGCTCTGCCACCTTCAGTGCCCATGCAGTCACTTCCAgagcccccagcccctgcagcTCTGAGGGTTCCCTGTGGGATGTTGGGGAGAGAAGCCAATGGGAGACAAGAACCCCTGGCCCCACTGAGGGGGACAGGGGTGGAGAGTTAGGGCcagcaggcaggggctggggactGCAAAGTGAGGAGAGGGCATGAAGGTTTGTTCTCTCTGCTACCACAACCTCCCAATCCAATGACAACTGTTTCTGGCTTTGGGGACCCTCTACCACTCAAAAAACTCTACCCTATCTGAACGCATTTGATTCTCACAAGACTCAGGCAGGCTTCAGGCAGGAATACTACCTCTAGGGAGGCCAAGTGACACGTGGGAGTGGTGGGGCTGGGACTGAACTGGGCATGCTAACTCCTACACAGTGATCTCATCTGCCTGCCGTGAAGTGGAGAGAGGCAGGGGCACAAAAGAGAAGTGCAGTCTGCCAGGGACTCACAGCAGGCCAGGCCGCAGCTGGTGCACCAGGGCACACAGTGCTAGTCCGTCAGCCCAGGAGGAAGACAGGTCAGTGACATGGACACCCGGGTAACCAGCTGTCTGCTCCTGGCACCAGCGTAGCAGCTCCTCCTGGGTGCCCGCTGACCCTGGGAGAGAAGGCTGCGCTGTGCCCAAGGCTCCCTCTGCCCACACCTGGCTCACAGGAAGCCCAGATGTCAGGTGTGGGGGTCTGTATGGGAGGTGGCACCAGGGACCCATCCCTCCTGGGGCACCAATCTAACAGTGTCAGCAGCACCTCCTTCATCCCAACCCTTTCACTGAAAACATCCCTCTTTGGAATAAAGGGTGAATGGATAAAGCCACACAGAGGCTAGCAGGCAGTGAAGTGAGGGGCAAAGGCAGCTCGGAGGCTGAAAGGCAAGGAAGGTTTGGGATTTGCGAGGCTGGCAGGGGTCGGCAGAACAGCTGAGGAGAGCGCAGCACGGCCACCATTCAGTGCTGTTCCTGCTGTAGTAGTTGTTGCGACACTGAACTACTTCCATACAGATGGGCAAGCAACTGCTGCTCATACCCTGCTGCCCCTCCATGCCTCCAGGAGGCCCTCAGACTGCCCACCATTCAGCACTGGGCACTCCAGCACACTGCTCTGACCTGAGGCTGCAGCTGCTCTCACAGTACTTCCTGTGCTGTGCCTGCTGGTGCAGGGGACATATTTTGGACATCCACCTGGAGAGAGGCCTGCTTACCGGTGGCTGGCTTCCCTGTGTCTGTCTTGTCGCTCTTCTTCCGCACAGGCTCCTTGGTCACCACGTCATACAGATCTTGTACCTAAGGCAGCCCCTCTCAGGTTTCAAGGCAGACTGACCACACAGCCCCTCGGTCCATGGGGGAGGGGCCCACTGGGGTATGACTGACCTGGGAGGGGAGTGACTAGGCAGGGAAGGCCTGACCTGGGGGAAGGAAGCTGACTTGGGAAGCCTGGTGGGGGTGCCAGGTGGTCTAACCTGATTGGGAGTCACGGCCCGAAGGTTCAGGTTGGGGTAGCGGGTGGCTGGATCCAGCCCATACTGGGCCACGTTGCGGTGCATGTTTTCCGGGGATGTTTGTGACAGAAGCTGGTACAGGCTCTCACTgagggggtgagggtggagggaggggcatGAATGGGAGGGCACCTGTCAGCACCTACCCCTCAAAAACTGCCAggcctttcctttcttctctttttcccatGCCCCCATCTATTCATCCAGCACCCCCCTGCCCCTCTTCTTAACCCCGGCCTATATTCCACGCTGCCCACAcccccccacctctgccccaaACTCAGGCCTTACCGCTCAGCCAACACCTCTAGGGGCCCAGCACCCTCTGCCCATTGCTTCACCATCCAGGCTGCATCAAAGGCTGCCAAGAAGCCCCGAGCCACTCCAGTGCCCAGGGGCCAGAAGGGCTGCAGAGTCAGAGGAACAGAAAACAGTGCCCCAAGCCCAGATAACCCTCAAGGTCATAGCAGAGGGGGGCCCTCACCACACCAGGCAGCCTCTCACCTCCCACAAGCTAGTCCTTAGCTCCCTCCTCCACAAGCAAACCTTTTTACCCCTTCTCCCCCATTAGGCAGCTTCCTCCCCCAAACATGGGTCCCCTGTATCCTGCAAACACCTCACCTCCACCAGGCAGTCCCCCACCAGTCCCAGCAGCAGGCGGGAACCGT encodes the following:
- the MICAL1 gene encoding F-actin-monooxygenase MICAL1 isoform X3, with translation MASPTSTNPAHTHFESFLQAQLCQDVLSSFQGLCGTLGLEPGGGLPQYHKIKAQLNYWSAKSLWAKLDKRAGQPVYQQGRACTNIKCLVVGAGPCGLRAAVELAMLGARVVLVEKRTKFSRHNVLHLWPFTIHDLRALGAKKFYGRFCTGTLDHISIRQLQLLLLKVALLLGVEIHWGVTFTGLQPPLRKGSGWRAQLQPNPPAQLASYEFDVLISAAGGKFVPEGFTVREMRGKLAIGITANFVNRRTVEETQVPEISGVARIYNQSFFQSLLKATGIDLENIVYYKDDTHYFVMTAKKQCLLRLGVLLQDWQETDRLLGSANVVPEALQRFAQAAADFATNGKLGKLEFAKDAHGRPDVSAFDFTSMMRAESSARVQEKHGSRLLLGLVGDCLVEPFWPLGTGVARGFLAAFDAAWMVKQWAEGAGPLEVLAERESLYQLLSQTSPENMHRNVAQYGLDPATRYPNLNLRAVTPNQVQDLYDVVTKEPVRKKSDKTDTGKPATGSAGTQEELLRWCQEQTAGYPGVHVTDLSSSWADGLALCALVHQLRPGLLEPSELQGLGALEVTAWALKVAEHELGITPVLSAQAVVAGSDPLGLIAYLSHFHSAFKSMPHSPGPVSQASPGTSSAVLFLGKLQRTLQRSRVKENGEDAGGKKQRLEVEAGTLSTEEPPVPEPRVPLTPPSQHQEAGDRDLCALCGEHLYILERLCANGRFFHRSCFRCHTCEATLWPGGYGQHLGDGHFYCLQHLPQPGRKEDSSNGGPESPDLPTPGENSTPSGPSTPPALQEASPVPSPSQPTRQLIRLSSLERQRLSSLNLTPDPAMEPPPKPPRSCSALARQALEGSFAGWGVPVQRPSVPVAMEEEEEESSSSSEEEEEKDVALDSDTEQALLTLAKNSGTMKKYPTWRRTLLRHAKEEEMKRFCKAQAIQRRLNEIDTALRELEAEGVKLELALRNQSSSPEQQKELWLEQLLQLVQKKNGLVAEEAELMITVQELKLEEKQWHLDQKLRSYMNREEALKTAADRQAEDQVLRKLVDVVNQRDALIRFQEERRLSELASGTGVQG
- the MICAL1 gene encoding F-actin-monooxygenase MICAL1 isoform X4 translates to MASPTSTNPAHTHFESFLQAQLCQDVLSSFQGLCGTLGLEPGGGLPQYHKIKAQLNYWSAKSLWAKLDKRAGQPVYQQGRACTNIKCLVVGAGPCGLRAAVELAMLGARVVLVEKRTKFSRHNVLHLWPFTIHDLRALGAKKFYGRFCTGTLDHISIRQLQLLLLKVALLLGVEIHWGVTFTGLQPPLRKGSGWRAQLQPNPPAQLASYEFDVLISAAGGKFVPEGFTVREMRGKLAIGITANFVNRRTVEETQVPEISGVARIYNQSFFQSLLKATGIDLENIVYYKDDTHYFVMTAKKQCLLRLGVLLQDWQETDRLLGSANVVPEALQRFAQAAADFATNGKLGKLEFAKDAHGRPDVSAFDFTSMMRAESSARVQEKHGSRLLLGLVGDCLVEPFWPLGTGVARGFLAAFDAAWMVKQWAEGAGPLEVLAERESLYQLLSQTSPENMHRNVAQYGLDPATRYPNLNLRAVTPNQVQDLYDVVTKEPVRKKSDKTDTGKPATGSAGTQEELLRWCQEQTAGYPGVHVTDLSSSWADGLALCALVHQLRPGLLEPSELQGLGALEVTAWALKVAEHELGITPVLSAQAVVAGSDPLGLIAYLSHFHSAFKSMPHSPGPVSQASPGTSSAVLFLGKLQRTLQRSRVKDLLQENGEDAGGKKQRLEVEAGTLSTEEPPVPEPRVPLTPPSQHQEAGDRDLCALCGEHLYILERLCANGRFFHRSCFRCHTCEATLWPGGYGQHLGDGHFYCLQHLPQPGRKEDSSNGGPESPDLPTPGENSTPSGPSTPPALQEASPVPSPSQPTRQLIRLSSLERQRLSSLNLTPDPAMEPPPKPPRSCSALARQALEGSFAGWGVPVQRPSVPVAMEEEEEESSSSSEEEEEKDVALDSDTEQALLTLAKNSGTMKKYPTWRRTLLRHAKEEEMKRFCKAQAIQRRLNEIDTALRELEAEGVKLELALRNQSSSPEQQKELWLEQLLQLVQKKNGLVAEEAELMITVQELKLEEKQWHLDQKLRSYMNREGRRDVGRGSHITELVLHKPCDLKY
- the MICAL1 gene encoding F-actin-monooxygenase MICAL1 isoform X1 encodes the protein MASPTSTNPAHTHFESFLQAQLCQDVLSSFQGLCGTLGLEPGGGLPQYHKIKAQLNYWSAKSLWAKLDKRAGQPVYQQGRACTNIKCLVVGAGPCGLRAAVELAMLGARVVLVEKRTKFSRHNVLHLWPFTIHDLRALGAKKFYGRFCTGTLDHISIRQLQLLLLKVALLLGVEIHWGVTFTGLQPPLRKGSGWRAQLQPNPPAQLASYEFDVLISAAGGKFVPEGFTVREMRGKLAIGITANFVNRRTVEETQVPEISGVARIYNQSFFQSLLKATGIDLENIVYYKDDTHYFVMTAKKQCLLRLGVLLQDWQETDRLLGSANVVPEALQRFAQAAADFATNGKLGKLEFAKDAHGRPDVSAFDFTSMMRAESSARVQEKHGSRLLLGLVGDCLVEPFWPLGTGVARGFLAAFDAAWMVKQWAEGAGPLEVLAERESLYQLLSQTSPENMHRNVAQYGLDPATRYPNLNLRAVTPNQVQDLYDVVTKEPVRKKSDKTDTGKPATGSAGTQEELLRWCQEQTAGYPGVHVTDLSSSWADGLALCALVHQLRPGLLEPSELQGLGALEVTAWALKVAEHELGITPVLSAQAVVAGSDPLGLIAYLSHFHSAFKSMPHSPGPVSQASPGTSSAVLFLGKLQRTLQRSRVKDLLQENGEDAGGKKQRLEVEAGTLSTEEPPVPEPRVPLTPPSQHQEAGDRDLCALCGEHLYILERLCANGRFFHRSCFRCHTCEATLWPGGYGQHLGDGHFYCLQHLPQPGRKEDSSNGGPESPDLPTPGENSTPSGPSTPPALQEASPVPSPSQPTRQLIRLSSLERQRLSSLNLTPDPAMEPPPKPPRSCSALARQALEGSFAGWGVPVQRPSVPVAMEEEEEESSSSSEEEEEKDVALDSDTEQALLTLAKNSGTMKKYPTWRRTLLRHAKEEEMKRFCKAQAIQRRLNEIDTALRELEAEGVKLELALRNQSSSPEQQKELWLEQLLQLVQKKNGLVAEEAELMITVQELKLEEKQWHLDQKLRSYMNREEALKTAADRQAEDQVLRKLVDVVNQRDALIRFQEERRLSELASGTGVQG
- the MICAL1 gene encoding F-actin-monooxygenase MICAL1 isoform X2, whose translation is MASPTSTNPAHTHFESFLQAQLCQDVLSSFQGLCGTLGLEPGGGLPQYHKIKAQLNYWSAKSLWAKLDKRAGQPVYQQGRACTNIKCLVVGAGPCGLRAAVELAMLGARVVLVEKRTKFSRHNVLHLWPFTIHDLRALGAKKFYGRFCTGTLDHISIRQLQLLLLKVALLLGVEIHWGVTFTGLQPPLRKGSGWRAQLQPNPPAQLASYEFDVLISAAGGKFVPEGFTVREMRGKLAIGITANFVNRRTVEETQVPEISGVARIYNQSFFQSLLKATGIDLENIVYYKDDTHYFVMTAKKQCLLRLGVLLQDWQETDRLLGSANVVPEALQRFAQAAADFATNGKLGKLEFAKDAHGRPDVSAFDFTSMMRAESSARVQEKHGSRLLLGLVGDCLVEPFWPLGTGVARGFLAAFDAAWMVKQWAEGAGPLEVLAERESLYQLLSQTSPENMHRNVAQYGLDPATRYPNLNLRAVTPNQVQDLYDVVTKEPVRKKSDKTDTGKPATGSAGTQEELLRWCQEQTAGYPGVHVTDLSSSWADGLALCALVHQLRPGLLEPSELQGLGALEVTAWALKVAEHELGITPVLSAQAVVAGSDPLGLIAYLSHFHSAFKSMPHSPGPVSQASPGTSSAVLFLGKLQRTLQRSRVKDLLQENGEDAGGKKQRLEVEAGTLSTEEPPVPEPRVPLTPPSQHQEAGDRDLCALCGEHLYILERLCANGRFFHRSCFRCHTCEATLWPGGYGQHLGDGHFYCLQHLPQPGRKEDSSNGGPESPDLPTPGENSTPSGPSTPPALQEASPVPSPSQPTRQLIRLSSLERQRLSSLNLTPDPAMEPPPKPPRSCSALARQALEGSFAGWGVPVQRPSVPVAMEEEEEESSSSSEEEEEKDVALDSDTEQALLTLAKNSGTMKKYPTWRRTLLRHAKEEEMKRFCKAQAIQRRLNEIDTALRELEAEGVKLELALRNQSSSPEQQKELWLEQLLQLVQKKNGLVAEEAELMITVQELKLEEKQWHLDQKLRSYMNREALKTAADRQAEDQVLRKLVDVVNQRDALIRFQEERRLSELASGTGVQG